The DNA region ATTGGGCGTTGCAGAGGGCGGCGTTATGCCCGCAGTACTTACAATAGTTCGTCATTGGTTTCCAAGTGAAGAACGTGGTAGAGCCACTGCCTTTGTTATAATGAATAATCCAATTGCATCAATTATAACCGGACCCCTTTCTGGATTTATTTTAACTAGATTTACCTGGCACTATGTATTCATAATAGAAGGAATAATATCACTGGCATTGATTTTGGTTTGGCTACCATTAATCAGCGATAGACCAGAAACTGCTAAATGGATCAGTAAAGAAGAGAGAGAATATCTTGTTGAAAGATTAGAAGCAGAACAAAAATGTTTAGATGCTACTCAACAAAAAAAGACATCTTTAAAAGAGATTATAGGCAATAAAACCTTATGGAAATTAATCCTTATATTTTTCTTTTATCAAACAGGAGTATACGGATATACATTATGGCTTCCAACTATCCTTAAAAATTTAACTAAAACAGGAATGGGTCAGGTAGGAATTTTATCTATATTCCCTTATATAGCAACTATAATTGGATTGTTTGTTTTCCCAGCCATTTCAGATAAAACTATGAAGAGAAAGAAATATGTTATATTACCACTTATAGGCTTTGCAATATGTTTATATCTATCAGTAGGACTTCAGCAATCTATATGGCTATCCTTTGCAATGTTGGTTGGTTGTGGATTATTTTTACAGGCATCCTCAGCTGTATTCATGACAATCCCACCTGCTGTATTTAGTGCAGATGTAGCTGGTGGTGCTACTGGAATTATAAATGCATTAGGTAATCTTGGTGGTTTTATAGGACCTTTTCTAGTTGGATTGTTAATGCAGATGTTTAGTTACAATATGAGTATATACAGCTTAGTTCTATCCTTAGTATTTGCAGTTATAATTACTACTACGCTTCCAAAGGAGAAAAACGATTGTGCACATGAGACAGTACCAATAAAACCAGAAGGTGCTGTTAGATCTTAAAAATGTGTAAATCACAAAATAGTCATATGTAAAGAATAGTATGAATAATTTATATTGGGAAAATATGTAGATAATAAATATTATTAAAAGTTAGTTGGGCATTGAAATATTATTTTAAATATAATATAATTAAAATAATCCAAATTGAAAGCCCTTTCATAAAGTTTTTTTAAGATTTAGACAATATAAAATTTATTTTAGTGAGGTGTAATTATGATCTTTGGAAATATAGACAATGTTGATGATTTGGAGAAGGTTTGTCCAAAACCAATAATGAAAGCCATCAATTATTTAAAAGATAATGATTTTGTTAATATGGAAACTGGAGTATATGAGATTATGGGGGATGACATATATGCTCAAGTAGTAGATAGAACTACAAAAGAAAAATCTGAGGCAAAGGCAGAGGTTCACAGAAAATGTGTGGAGATTCAATATTCTGTTGGAGGAAATGAAATAATAGGATTTGCAAGAGATAACGGTAAGAATGTTGTTTCAGAGGAATTATTAAAGGAAAAAGATGTAATGTTTTATAAGGATGTAGAAGATGAAACCGATTTAATAATGAATCCAGGAAGTTTTGCTATATTTTTTCCGGAAGATATTCACAGACCATGGTGTGCACATAATGAACCATGCAAAGTTAGAAAAATAAATGTAAAGATTAATATTGCGTTGATTTAGCTTATGTTATAATAAGTTTAAAATGTATAAATAAGCAAGTGAATTTTACTCAGTAGAAGTTGTACTTCTACTGAGTATTAGATGATGTCCATGTATTTTAAAACTTGAGAATATGGAGTATGTATTATCTGGTAGAGTGCTATTGGCATATAAATTTATATGAAGGGAAGATATTATTATGAGAGTTAGTTTTGAAGAAATGAAAAGTGAATTTAAAAGAATCTTGATAAAAAAGGGTTTTAGTGAAGAAAGAGCAGAGGTATCAGCTCAATTATTTACAGAAACTAGTTGTGATGGAGTTTATTCTCATGGGTATGTCAGATTTCCAAGAGTAATAGAATATATAGATAAGGGCCTTATAGATGTAGAAGCTGTTCCTAGTAAAGTAGAGGGTATAGGTGCCTTTGAAAAATGGGATGGAAATATAGGAATGGGAAATTTAAATGCTAAGTTTTGTATGGAGAGAGCCATTGAATTGGCAAAGACCAATGTAATAGGCTGTGTGGCATTAAAAAACACTAACCATTGGATGAGAGGCGGAAGTTATGGTTGGCAGGCAGCAGATGCAGGATGTATTGGTATTTGCTGGACTAATACCTTTACAAATATGCCGGCTTGGGGAGCAAAGGATAGTAGAATAGGTAACAATCCACTTATATTGTCTGTACCAAGAGAAGGTGGAAATCATGTAGTGGTAGATTTAGCCATGGCTCAATTTTCCTATGGTAAAATTGAAGTAACTAAATTAAATAAAGAACAATTACCAATACCTGGAGGCTATGATTCAAAGGGAAATATAACTACAGATCCAGAAGAAATTGAAAAAACTGGTAGAGTTTTGCCTATAGGCTATTGGAAAGGATCTGGTTTGTCAATATTACTAGACCTTATAGCTACGGTATTATCAGGGGGTAATTCCGTTTTCAAAATAGGAAAAATAGATGGATCATCAGAGTATCAATTATCACAGATATTTATAGCTATTGATGCTGAGAGGGTAGCGGGAAATGAATTCCTTAAATCAGCAGTAAATGAAGTGTTGAATGATATAAAGTCTTCAGAGAGAGTGGATGAGAATAAGGAGATATTCTATCCTGGAGAAAGAACATTAAATACTAGAGAAAGAAATTTAGAGCAGGGAATACCAGTAGATGAAGATGTTTGGAAAAAAATAAAGAACATGTAATGATTTGAAACATAAAGGTGGAATATTACTTTTCAATTATTAGCTAAGAGGCTGTCTCATTAGTGCACCTAAGCACAGTGAGACAG from Clostridium pasteurianum BC1 includes:
- a CDS encoding YhcH/YjgK/YiaL family protein produces the protein MIFGNIDNVDDLEKVCPKPIMKAINYLKDNDFVNMETGVYEIMGDDIYAQVVDRTTKEKSEAKAEVHRKCVEIQYSVGGNEIIGFARDNGKNVVSEELLKEKDVMFYKDVEDETDLIMNPGSFAIFFPEDIHRPWCAHNEPCKVRKINVKINIALI
- the yiaK gene encoding 3-dehydro-L-gulonate 2-dehydrogenase; protein product: MRVSFEEMKSEFKRILIKKGFSEERAEVSAQLFTETSCDGVYSHGYVRFPRVIEYIDKGLIDVEAVPSKVEGIGAFEKWDGNIGMGNLNAKFCMERAIELAKTNVIGCVALKNTNHWMRGGSYGWQAADAGCIGICWTNTFTNMPAWGAKDSRIGNNPLILSVPREGGNHVVVDLAMAQFSYGKIEVTKLNKEQLPIPGGYDSKGNITTDPEEIEKTGRVLPIGYWKGSGLSILLDLIATVLSGGNSVFKIGKIDGSSEYQLSQIFIAIDAERVAGNEFLKSAVNEVLNDIKSSERVDENKEIFYPGERTLNTRERNLEQGIPVDEDVWKKIKNM
- a CDS encoding MFS transporter; its protein translation is MSENTSSAIKIPNKRWIHIIPPILLVYIVAFMDRTNIGFAMAGGMSKDLGMTASVTGIAAGIFFVGYLFLQVPGGQIAEHGSAKKFIAGTIVVWGILAIACGFARSTTQLLVFRFLLGVAEGGVMPAVLTIVRHWFPSEERGRATAFVIMNNPIASIITGPLSGFILTRFTWHYVFIIEGIISLALILVWLPLISDRPETAKWISKEEREYLVERLEAEQKCLDATQQKKTSLKEIIGNKTLWKLILIFFFYQTGVYGYTLWLPTILKNLTKTGMGQVGILSIFPYIATIIGLFVFPAISDKTMKRKKYVILPLIGFAICLYLSVGLQQSIWLSFAMLVGCGLFLQASSAVFMTIPPAVFSADVAGGATGIINALGNLGGFIGPFLVGLLMQMFSYNMSIYSLVLSLVFAVIITTTLPKEKNDCAHETVPIKPEGAVRS